One part of the Desulfomicrobium apsheronum genome encodes these proteins:
- a CDS encoding ABC transporter ATP-binding protein, with the protein MMLSVCGVHFTYNSHPLLRNIDFSLERGELLAILGPNGVGKTTLLKCMNAILRPASGSILVQERDILSLAPADIARDIGYVSQKNEASRLTVFDAVLMGRTPHIRWRMSDDDLRKTDAILHTMDLCSKAMRHIDTLSGGELQKVCIARALVQEPSLLLLDEPTSALDLRNQVEIMNLIRRVVDEHRIAAVMSMHDLNMALRHADKTIFLKDGDIHAMTTPGCVTPEIIHEVYGLPVHIHRIDGRSIVIPQN; encoded by the coding sequence ATGATGCTCTCGGTGTGCGGGGTGCATTTCACCTACAATAGCCATCCGCTCCTGCGGAACATCGATTTCAGCCTTGAGCGCGGCGAGCTTCTGGCCATCCTCGGCCCCAACGGAGTGGGCAAGACCACGCTCCTCAAATGCATGAACGCCATCCTGCGTCCGGCCTCGGGATCGATTTTGGTGCAGGAGCGCGACATCCTTTCGCTTGCGCCCGCGGATATCGCCCGCGACATCGGCTATGTCTCCCAGAAGAACGAGGCCTCCCGCCTGACGGTCTTCGACGCCGTGCTCATGGGTCGCACTCCGCACATCCGCTGGCGCATGAGCGATGACGATCTGCGCAAGACCGACGCCATTCTGCACACCATGGACCTGTGCTCCAAGGCCATGCGCCACATCGACACCCTGAGCGGCGGCGAGCTGCAGAAAGTGTGCATCGCGCGCGCCCTGGTGCAGGAGCCTTCGCTGCTGCTGCTCGACGAGCCCACCAGCGCGCTTGATCTCAGGAATCAGGTAGAGATCATGAACCTCATCCGCCGGGTGGTGGATGAGCATCGCATCGCGGCGGTGATGAGCATGCACGACCTGAACATGGCCCTGCGCCATGCCGACAAGACGATTTTCCTGAAGGATGGAGACATCCACGCCATGACCACGCCCGGCTGCGTGACCCCGGAGATCATCCACGAAGTTTACGGCCTGCCGGTGCACATTCACCGCATTGACGGCCGATCCATAGTCATCCCCCAAAACTGA
- a CDS encoding FecCD family ABC transporter permease, whose protein sequence is MHSDHGNVPEEYKRYLAWKTLVVVACILALGGFLLLSLCVGAAGLPLGDVLASLLGQSASPRVDAIVRGIRLPQALAAMVAGGGLAVAGAVMQAILRNPLGSPFTLGISHAAAFGAAFSVMALDSGLMTSGQSAVNITSPYVTTISAFLASLVASGIIIAISRTRGTRPETMVLAGVALGALFTAGTMFLQYFATDVQLSAMVFWTFGDTSRASWAELGLMTFATLGCTLYFLANSWNYNAIDAGDETAKGLGVRVERVRIVGMLLASLVTAVLIAFLGIIGFVGLVVPHMFRRVIGADHRFLLPASLVGGALLLLASDTAARLVMAPHLLPVSVLTAFLGAPTFLYLIVRGRRS, encoded by the coding sequence ATGCATTCCGATCACGGGAACGTGCCCGAGGAGTACAAACGCTATCTGGCCTGGAAGACCTTGGTCGTGGTCGCGTGCATCCTCGCGCTGGGTGGTTTTCTGCTTCTGTCCCTGTGTGTCGGCGCGGCGGGGTTGCCGTTGGGCGATGTCCTCGCGAGCCTTCTCGGCCAGTCCGCAAGTCCCCGGGTGGACGCCATCGTGCGCGGCATCCGTCTGCCCCAGGCGCTGGCGGCCATGGTCGCGGGTGGCGGATTGGCCGTGGCCGGAGCGGTCATGCAGGCCATCCTGCGCAACCCGCTGGGGTCCCCCTTCACCCTTGGCATTTCCCATGCCGCCGCCTTTGGCGCGGCTTTTTCGGTCATGGCCCTGGACTCGGGGCTCATGACCTCGGGGCAAAGCGCCGTGAACATCACCAGTCCCTATGTGACCACCATCTCGGCCTTCCTGGCCAGCTTGGTGGCATCCGGGATCATCATCGCCATTTCCCGCACGCGCGGCACCAGGCCCGAAACCATGGTCCTGGCCGGGGTGGCCCTGGGCGCGCTCTTTACCGCCGGGACCATGTTCCTGCAGTATTTCGCCACCGACGTGCAGCTCTCGGCCATGGTCTTCTGGACTTTCGGGGACACGTCCCGCGCGTCCTGGGCCGAGCTTGGCCTCATGACCTTTGCGACCCTCGGCTGTACCCTCTACTTTCTGGCCAATAGCTGGAACTACAACGCCATCGACGCCGGGGACGAGACGGCCAAAGGGCTCGGGGTGCGGGTCGAGCGGGTGCGCATCGTCGGCATGCTGCTGGCCAGCCTGGTCACGGCTGTGCTCATCGCCTTTCTGGGCATCATCGGCTTCGTGGGGCTGGTCGTGCCGCACATGTTCCGCCGCGTCATCGGAGCGGATCACAGGTTTCTGCTCCCCGCATCGCTGGTCGGCGGCGCGCTCCTGTTGCTGGCCTCGGACACGGCGGCCCGGCTCGTCATGGCTCCGCACCTTCTGCCTGTCTCGGTGCTGACAGCCTTTCTGGGCGCGCCGACGTTTCTCTATCTCATTGTAAGGGGGCGGCGCTCATGA
- a CDS encoding iron ABC transporter substrate-binding protein produces MPLRTLFLIGLVLCATSPAQALKVTDALGRSHELQAPVTRVICSGSGCLRLLAYLQAQDLAVAVDDIESRRNRFDSRPYALANPGFKTMPIFGQFRGQDNPELILTLDPQPQVIFKTYATMGHDPVELQNKTGIPVVVLDAGDLGDRRDRFYSALRLMGQIVGKEERAESLVAYFDAAIADLGRRTADIPDSERPTAYIGGVAYKGPHGFQSTEPTYPPFGFVNARNLAREEGGAGRDLSNTDVAKEKIVVWDPDHLFLDLSTLQMGEDAGGLHELRTDPAYATLSAVAEGRVYGVLPYNWYSQNFESILANAYFVGKTLYPEGFADVDPKAKADEIYSFVVGKSVFDEMNRTFSGLAFIPVPVR; encoded by the coding sequence ATGCCGCTTCGCACGTTATTCCTGATCGGCCTTGTCCTTTGCGCGACCTCTCCGGCCCAGGCGCTGAAAGTCACCGACGCTCTGGGCCGCTCCCATGAACTTCAGGCTCCCGTCACTCGCGTCATCTGCTCCGGCTCCGGCTGCCTGCGTCTCTTGGCGTACCTTCAGGCCCAGGATCTGGCCGTGGCCGTGGACGACATCGAATCAAGGCGCAACCGCTTCGATTCGCGGCCCTACGCCCTGGCCAATCCGGGGTTCAAGACCATGCCCATCTTCGGCCAGTTCCGTGGACAGGACAACCCGGAGCTGATCCTGACCCTCGATCCCCAGCCGCAGGTCATCTTCAAGACCTACGCAACCATGGGCCATGATCCGGTGGAACTGCAGAACAAGACCGGCATCCCCGTGGTCGTGCTCGACGCAGGGGATCTGGGTGATCGTCGCGACAGATTCTATTCGGCGTTGCGGCTCATGGGCCAGATTGTGGGCAAGGAGGAGCGGGCCGAGAGTCTTGTCGCCTATTTCGACGCGGCCATCGCCGATCTTGGGCGGCGCACGGCGGACATTCCGGATTCCGAGCGGCCCACGGCCTACATCGGCGGCGTGGCCTACAAGGGGCCGCACGGTTTTCAGTCCACGGAGCCGACCTATCCGCCCTTCGGGTTCGTCAATGCCCGCAACCTGGCCCGCGAAGAGGGCGGGGCGGGCAGGGATCTGAGCAACACGGATGTGGCCAAGGAGAAGATCGTGGTCTGGGATCCGGACCATCTGTTTCTTGACCTCTCCACATTACAGATGGGCGAGGATGCCGGTGGCCTGCACGAGCTGCGCACCGATCCCGCATATGCAACGCTCTCGGCGGTAGCCGAGGGGCGGGTTTACGGGGTGCTGCCCTACAACTGGTATTCCCAGAATTTCGAATCCATCCTGGCCAACGCCTATTTCGTGGGCAAGACTCTGTATCCGGAGGGGTTCGCGGACGTCGATCCAAAAGCCAAGGCCGACGAGATCTACTCATTTGTGGTCGGCAAGTCCGTTTTTGATGAGATGAACCGGACCTTTTCCGGACTGGCCTTCATCCCGGTGCCGGTGCGCTGA
- a CDS encoding sigma-54 interaction domain-containing protein, whose product MELGTEDGLGKFVIQSRTMRDLYRLATQVAGSDATILVYGESGTGKELFARLVHQLSGRRAKPFIPVNCGVLKGELFADKFFGHEAGAFTGAQRQRKGSFEMAADGTLFLDEVGEIPPPNQVDFLRVLEEKTFRRLGGEKTQPFDARIVAATNRVLNKMVAAGEFRADLYYRLNVIPVTLPPLRERIDDIPPLAEYFLAMYRHRYHKPDVRLAPATLDTLCGYSWPGNVRELRNLTERLVLLCADPLIEPAHLPLEMRLATGLPATECGQNVMTLEAAVRQAEVTAIIRGWAEAGGSKARLAEILAVSPRTLRYKLAEYDLKLT is encoded by the coding sequence TTGGAGCTGGGAACAGAAGACGGTCTGGGCAAGTTCGTCATTCAGTCCCGCACCATGCGCGATCTTTATCGCCTGGCCACGCAGGTGGCCGGTTCGGATGCGACCATCCTGGTTTACGGCGAATCGGGCACGGGCAAGGAACTCTTCGCCCGGCTCGTACATCAGCTCTCGGGCCGCAGAGCCAAGCCCTTTATCCCCGTCAACTGCGGAGTGCTCAAGGGCGAACTCTTCGCCGACAAGTTCTTCGGGCACGAGGCCGGAGCCTTCACCGGGGCGCAGCGCCAGCGCAAGGGCAGCTTCGAGATGGCCGCCGACGGCACCCTGTTTCTGGATGAAGTGGGCGAGATTCCGCCGCCCAACCAGGTCGATTTTCTGCGAGTCCTGGAAGAAAAGACCTTCCGCCGCCTGGGCGGAGAGAAGACCCAGCCCTTCGACGCCCGCATCGTGGCGGCCACCAACAGGGTGCTGAACAAGATGGTCGCGGCCGGGGAATTCCGGGCCGATCTGTATTATCGCCTCAATGTTATCCCCGTGACCCTTCCGCCGCTGCGGGAGCGCATCGATGACATTCCTCCCCTGGCCGAATATTTTCTGGCCATGTACCGGCACCGCTATCACAAACCCGATGTGCGGCTGGCCCCGGCCACTCTTGATACCCTGTGCGGCTATTCCTGGCCGGGCAACGTGCGTGAGCTGCGCAACCTGACCGAACGGCTTGTTCTGCTTTGCGCCGATCCGCTCATCGAACCCGCCCATCTGCCCCTGGAAATGCGTCTGGCCACCGGGTTGCCGGCCACGGAGTGCGGCCAGAACGTCATGACCCTGGAAGCGGCCGTGCGTCAGGCCGAGGTCACGGCCATCATCAGGGGCTGGGCCGAGGCGGGGGGCAGCAAGGCCAGGTTGGCCGAGATCCTGGCCGTAAGTCCCCGCACCCTGCGCTACAAGCTCGCCGAATATGATCTTAAACTGACCTGA
- a CDS encoding sulfite exporter TauE/SafE family protein — protein sequence MKLNTKWMRILGGAAMGALLLVTLAWASNNPELADEAAKQLAEATGTTSALPWWGWPTILLFFCFILGIIAVLAGVGGGVLYVPLVSGFFPFHLDFVRGAGLLVALAGALAAGPGLLKRNLASLRLALPVALIASSCAIVGAFLGLALPNHIVQMCLGGTIMGIAILLLLSKNTARPVVEKQDALSLAFGMRGAYMEPATGEIVEWKTHRTVMGLLLFIVIGIMAGMFGLGAGWANVPVLNLLMGAPLKVAVGTSKFLLSITDTSAAWVYLNQGCVIPLMAIPSIVGLMMGSFVGVRLLAIAKPTFIRYMVIGVLLFAGGKALAKGLGF from the coding sequence ATGAAACTGAACACGAAGTGGATGCGAATTCTGGGAGGGGCCGCAATGGGCGCACTCCTGTTGGTCACTTTGGCTTGGGCTAGCAATAACCCCGAACTCGCGGATGAAGCAGCCAAACAGCTGGCGGAAGCCACGGGCACAACTTCCGCCCTGCCTTGGTGGGGCTGGCCTACCATCTTGCTGTTTTTCTGTTTTATACTTGGCATCATCGCGGTTCTTGCCGGTGTCGGCGGCGGCGTGCTCTACGTACCGCTGGTCAGCGGATTTTTCCCCTTTCATCTTGACTTTGTCCGTGGCGCCGGTCTCCTCGTAGCCCTGGCCGGAGCCCTGGCAGCCGGTCCCGGTCTGCTGAAACGCAACCTGGCCAGCCTGCGTCTGGCTCTTCCGGTGGCGCTCATAGCATCAAGTTGCGCCATCGTCGGTGCCTTCCTTGGCCTGGCCCTGCCAAACCACATCGTCCAGATGTGCCTGGGCGGCACCATCATGGGCATCGCCATCCTGCTTCTGCTCTCCAAGAACACGGCCCGTCCCGTCGTTGAAAAGCAGGACGCCCTGAGTTTGGCTTTTGGAATGAGAGGCGCCTACATGGAGCCCGCCACCGGCGAGATCGTGGAGTGGAAAACGCACCGCACCGTCATGGGCCTCCTGCTCTTCATCGTCATCGGCATCATGGCCGGCATGTTCGGACTTGGCGCAGGCTGGGCAAACGTTCCTGTCCTGAACCTGCTCATGGGCGCACCGCTCAAGGTCGCCGTCGGCACCAGTAAATTTCTCCTCTCCATCACCGATACTTCCGCCGCCTGGGTTTATCTGAACCAGGGTTGCGTCATCCCGCTCATGGCCATTCCTTCCATCGTGGGATTGATGATGGGTTCTTTCGTCGGTGTGCGCCTGCTGGCCATCGCCAAGCCCACCTTCATCCGCTACATGGTCATCGGCGTGCTGCTCTTCGCGGGTGGAAAGGCATTGGCCAAGGGCCTGGGCTTCTAA
- a CDS encoding DUF1634 domain-containing protein has protein sequence MNKPETNAPAEQIAYANILFYGCWSGLALMLVTYLLYVTGIMDPYVSMDNVIKYWSLPVGQYLTDNNVPTGWGWATLLSNGDFLNFLGIALLGGLTIVAYIPVTITYFKKKDFAFAIIAFLEVLVLCFAASGIVGGGAH, from the coding sequence ATGAATAAACCCGAGACCAACGCGCCTGCCGAACAGATCGCCTACGCAAACATCCTCTTCTACGGATGTTGGAGCGGCCTCGCGCTCATGCTGGTAACATACTTGCTCTACGTCACCGGCATCATGGACCCTTACGTGTCAATGGATAACGTGATCAAATACTGGTCGCTGCCTGTTGGTCAGTATCTCACTGACAACAACGTGCCCACCGGCTGGGGCTGGGCGACGCTTCTGTCCAACGGCGATTTCCTGAACTTCCTCGGGATCGCGCTTCTTGGCGGTCTGACCATTGTGGCCTATATTCCGGTCACTATCACCTACTTTAAGAAAAAGGACTTCGCGTTCGCCATTATCGCGTTTCTTGAAGTCCTGGTCCTGTGCTTCGCGGCATCCGGAATCGTCGGAGGCGGCGCGCACTAA
- a CDS encoding sigma 54-interacting transcriptional regulator gives MLKRIEELIGTDCPDLPSLLDGLPVGVALLDNEGHVLMLNKALEAMTGYTREEVRGLPCRHVLRSRACLQDCPHGKDAAPGVGIETDCINRHHRKIHVRITPVRVLDGNNRPICVLDVVEELTALREIEARLSQVADHGQIVGRSPAMKKILGLVPVIAQHDTPVLITGETGTGKDLLAESVHKASPRSREPFVRFSCGPMPSELLDAELFGRMQGPDGKLKAGRFQQAQGGTLYLSEIADLPLSQQSSLVRFLDEGTIVPVGAGKPMRASARLMASTAESPEKLVQEGRLREDLFHRISAIRLHLPRLKDRGEDLGFLLHHFMGHYATRFKKNITAISPKAQRHVYAHDFPGNVRELKNIMEFAAMVCSGDTIRTEHLPMHLTDDAETEAPVRPVEKSRKAGRKNTEER, from the coding sequence GTGCTCAAACGGATTGAAGAACTGATCGGCACCGATTGCCCGGACCTGCCCTCCCTTCTGGATGGGCTACCCGTTGGGGTGGCCCTCCTGGACAACGAGGGACATGTCCTCATGCTCAACAAGGCCCTCGAAGCCATGACCGGTTACACCCGAGAGGAAGTGCGCGGACTGCCTTGCAGGCACGTCCTGCGCAGCCGGGCCTGCCTGCAGGACTGTCCCCACGGGAAGGATGCGGCTCCGGGAGTCGGGATCGAGACCGATTGCATCAACCGTCATCACCGCAAGATTCACGTCCGCATCACCCCGGTGCGTGTCCTTGATGGAAACAACCGACCCATCTGCGTGCTCGACGTGGTGGAAGAGTTGACGGCCTTGCGGGAAATCGAGGCGCGCCTGTCCCAGGTCGCGGACCATGGCCAGATCGTGGGTCGCAGCCCGGCCATGAAAAAGATTCTTGGACTCGTGCCCGTCATCGCCCAGCACGACACCCCGGTGCTGATCACCGGCGAGACAGGCACGGGCAAGGATCTTTTGGCCGAATCGGTGCACAAGGCCTCGCCAAGATCACGCGAGCCCTTCGTGCGCTTCAGCTGCGGCCCCATGCCCTCCGAACTGCTCGACGCCGAACTGTTCGGACGCATGCAGGGCCCTGACGGAAAACTCAAGGCCGGCAGGTTCCAGCAGGCCCAGGGCGGAACCCTGTACCTCTCGGAGATCGCGGATCTGCCTCTCTCGCAGCAAAGCAGCCTGGTCAGATTTCTGGACGAAGGCACCATTGTGCCTGTCGGCGCGGGCAAGCCCATGCGTGCAAGCGCAAGGCTCATGGCTTCCACGGCCGAGTCTCCGGAAAAGCTGGTGCAGGAAGGACGTCTGCGGGAGGATCTTTTCCATCGCATTTCAGCCATCCGCCTGCACCTGCCCAGACTCAAGGATCGCGGGGAAGACCTCGGGTTCCTGCTGCACCATTTCATGGGCCATTATGCGACGCGTTTCAAAAAGAACATCACCGCCATAAGCCCCAAAGCCCAGCGCCATGTGTACGCCCACGATTTTCCGGGCAACGTGCGCGAACTCAAAAACATCATGGAATTCGCCGCCATGGTATGTAGCGGCGACACCATCCGGACCGAGCATCTGCCCATGCATCTGACGGACGACGCCGAAACCGAAGCGCCTGTCCGCCCGGTGGAAAAGAGCCGCAAGGCCGGTCGCAAGAACACGGAGGAGCGATAG
- a CDS encoding NifB/NifX family molybdenum-iron cluster-binding protein, translating to MERRVLITVAKDEIAPRFDLTTEALLLTISESGEIVLRKSFLLAYASGDELCDLALSRDIGTIVCGGIEDEYYHYLRWKRIDVIDSVMGPVERVVSRLTEGTLKAGDILYDRATEKK from the coding sequence ATGGAACGCCGCGTGCTGATCACCGTCGCCAAGGACGAAATCGCCCCTCGCTTCGATCTGACTACCGAAGCCCTGTTGCTGACCATTTCCGAAAGCGGAGAAATCGTCTTGCGCAAGTCCTTTCTTCTGGCTTACGCTTCTGGAGACGAACTTTGCGATCTGGCCCTTTCCAGGGACATCGGAACCATCGTCTGCGGAGGCATTGAGGACGAGTATTACCACTATCTGCGCTGGAAGCGCATCGACGTCATCGACTCGGTCATGGGTCCGGTGGAACGCGTTGTCTCCCGCCTGACGGAAGGAACACTCAAAGCCGGAGACATCCTCTACGACCGGGCAACGGAAAAGAAATGA
- a CDS encoding sensor histidine kinase, whose product MKKILSGPMDAIKADLATEINSPDRYKLLRRKIVSLMALVTLLPLLSLAAINYYEHQSSMSAEIQAPLRALVGKAKHSFELFLAERTSAVSFIASAYSFDELSNDANLQRIFQVMRREFTGFVDLGLIDTAGNQISYAGPYDLKDRNYTSQDWFHQVQFKGTYISDVFLGFRKFPHVVIAVRHTTESGQSWILRATLDTMHFDRIISAMGLEPGSDAFLVNRNGVLQTESRRYGKVLDMLPFSLPPTNFESNVQGIRDRDQNDIFIASAFIADSDFVLVAVKLKPTFFSTWYTVRIDLLVIFVTGVIFIFIAVYRLTSVLINRLQESDEQRLGAIHQMEHSQKLSSIGRLAAGVAHEINNPLAIINEKAGLMRDIMDLRPDFPDKDKFSRQIESILKSVDRCRGITHRMLSFAKRMDVKIEILDLNAVLVETLGFLEREAQYRNIELKRELSMNLPNIATDHGQIQQVFLNILNNALAAVPDGGRIVLSSWNVDDDYVAISIEDNGCGMSDETAKNMFEPFFTTKKEKGTGLGMSITYGIVKRLGGEIKVKSKLNEGTTMTILLPKHPVEG is encoded by the coding sequence ATGAAAAAAATCCTGTCCGGCCCCATGGATGCCATCAAGGCCGACCTGGCCACGGAGATCAATTCTCCAGACCGCTACAAGCTTTTGCGGCGCAAGATCGTTTCGCTCATGGCCCTGGTCACCCTGCTGCCGCTGCTCTCGCTGGCCGCAATCAATTATTACGAGCACCAGAGCTCCATGTCGGCCGAAATCCAGGCCCCGCTCAGGGCTCTGGTGGGCAAGGCCAAGCATTCCTTCGAGCTTTTCCTGGCCGAACGGACCTCGGCGGTGAGTTTCATCGCCTCGGCCTACTCCTTCGACGAACTCTCCAACGACGCCAATCTGCAGCGCATCTTTCAGGTCATGCGCCGTGAATTCACCGGATTTGTCGATCTCGGGCTCATCGATACTGCCGGCAACCAGATCAGCTACGCCGGCCCCTACGATCTCAAGGACCGCAACTACACCTCCCAGGACTGGTTCCATCAGGTCCAGTTCAAAGGCACGTACATAAGCGACGTATTCCTGGGTTTTCGCAAATTTCCCCATGTGGTCATCGCGGTGCGGCACACCACGGAAAGCGGTCAGTCATGGATTCTGCGGGCCACCCTCGACACCATGCATTTTGACCGCATCATCTCGGCCATGGGTCTTGAACCCGGCAGCGACGCCTTTTTGGTCAACCGCAACGGAGTCCTGCAGACCGAATCGCGACGCTACGGGAAGGTGCTGGACATGTTGCCCTTCAGCCTGCCGCCAACAAATTTCGAATCCAACGTGCAGGGTATCCGCGACCGCGATCAAAACGACATCTTCATCGCTTCGGCCTTCATCGCCGACTCGGACTTCGTTCTCGTGGCCGTCAAGCTCAAACCGACGTTCTTCAGCACCTGGTACACGGTACGCATTGACCTGCTTGTCATCTTTGTCACCGGCGTCATCTTCATCTTCATCGCCGTCTACCGTCTGACCAGCGTACTCATCAACCGTTTACAGGAGAGCGACGAACAGCGCCTCGGTGCCATCCACCAGATGGAGCATTCGCAGAAGCTGTCCTCCATTGGCCGCCTGGCCGCAGGCGTCGCGCACGAAATCAACAATCCCTTGGCCATCATCAACGAAAAGGCCGGGCTCATGCGCGACATCATGGACCTTCGGCCCGACTTTCCGGACAAGGACAAATTTTCCAGACAGATCGAGTCCATTCTCAAATCCGTGGATCGCTGCCGGGGCATCACCCATCGCATGCTCAGCTTTGCCAAGCGCATGGACGTCAAGATCGAGATTCTGGACCTGAACGCCGTGCTCGTCGAGACATTGGGTTTTCTCGAACGCGAGGCCCAGTACCGAAATATCGAACTCAAGCGCGAACTCTCCATGAACCTGCCCAATATCGCCACCGATCACGGCCAGATCCAGCAGGTTTTCCTCAACATCTTGAACAACGCCCTGGCGGCCGTGCCTGATGGAGGCCGAATCGTACTCTCCAGCTGGAACGTGGATGACGACTATGTCGCCATCTCCATCGAGGACAACGGATGCGGCATGTCCGACGAGACGGCCAAGAACATGTTTGAACCGTTCTTCACCACCAAAAAGGAAAAAGGCACCGGGCTTGGCATGTCCATCACCTATGGCATCGTCAAACGCCTGGGCGGAGAGATCAAGGTCAAAAGCAAATTGAACGAGGGCACCACCATGACCATCCTGCTGCCCAAACACCCTGTGGAAGGTTAA
- a CDS encoding response regulator produces the protein MDMNTWNILLVDDEVDFIVTLAERLELRGVNPRVVHDGESALKAVADNVPQVIVLDVMMPGMKGIEVLQKVKSEHPDVQVILLTGQGKTRDGIEGMRHGAFAYLTKPLDLEELIRTINEAINPPEGIPHV, from the coding sequence ATGGATATGAACACATGGAACATCCTGTTGGTGGACGATGAGGTCGATTTCATCGTTACCCTGGCCGAACGTCTGGAACTCAGAGGGGTCAACCCCCGTGTTGTCCATGACGGAGAATCGGCCCTCAAAGCCGTGGCCGACAATGTGCCGCAGGTGATCGTACTGGACGTCATGATGCCGGGAATGAAGGGAATCGAAGTGCTGCAGAAGGTCAAAAGCGAACACCCAGATGTCCAGGTCATCCTGCTTACCGGACAGGGCAAGACGCGCGACGGCATCGAGGGCATGCGCCACGGCGCCTTTGCCTATCTGACCAAGCCCCTTGATCTCGAAGAACTGATCCGAACCATCAACGAGGCCATCAATCCGCCGGAAGGAATTCCACATGTCTGA